A window from Exiguobacterium marinum DSM 16307 encodes these proteins:
- a CDS encoding MATE family efflux transporter, whose translation MQTKQTEQLTLFKLSWPIFIELALHMGTGIIATLMLAHYSDAAASAVGVANQILNVFLIVFSVTSVGATILIGQAIGAQRMKKSRDFARSAVSLNMWLGAIMVVVIFLFGETFLRLFGLSDELFAHGLLFLQIVGLSLFTEALIMALSSILRSHGMTKHAMLATLLIDIITAVGAVFAVTGWFGLPVTGVAGVAWAIVIARFAAMILLFWLVKRKLMIRFPLKEVIRPKKDDIQSLLQIGIPSAGENLSYQASQIVITGFIATMGEASLAARVYVMNLSMLAFLFTVAVAQGTQLLIARDIGGKRFKEAYHRAVKTLKIAMFASFIASLGLAVFSESLLGLFTSNPDIIAVGVPILWATLILEPGRAMNIVLMGSLKSVGDVRFPVMIGIASMWGVAVAFSYLFGLQMGLGILGIWLAFSLDEWFRGFFAFRRWKYGTWQQKGFQFEAKSST comes from the coding sequence ATGCAGACGAAACAAACGGAACAGCTCACCTTGTTCAAACTGTCGTGGCCGATTTTTATCGAACTTGCCCTCCATATGGGGACCGGGATCATCGCCACATTGATGCTTGCTCACTACTCGGATGCCGCCGCTTCGGCCGTCGGGGTCGCTAACCAAATTTTAAACGTGTTCTTGATTGTCTTCAGTGTGACGTCTGTCGGGGCTACGATTTTGATCGGTCAAGCCATCGGGGCACAGCGCATGAAGAAAAGTCGCGACTTCGCCCGCTCCGCTGTCAGTTTGAACATGTGGCTCGGTGCGATTATGGTCGTCGTCATCTTCTTGTTCGGCGAAACGTTCTTACGCCTATTCGGGCTGTCAGACGAACTGTTCGCGCACGGCCTGCTGTTCCTTCAAATCGTCGGCTTGTCGTTATTTACCGAAGCGCTGATCATGGCGCTCAGTTCGATTCTACGGAGTCACGGCATGACGAAGCACGCCATGCTCGCGACGTTGTTGATTGACATTATTACTGCAGTCGGAGCCGTCTTCGCCGTCACTGGTTGGTTCGGGCTTCCTGTAACCGGTGTTGCCGGTGTTGCTTGGGCCATCGTAATCGCACGGTTCGCCGCAATGATTCTCTTGTTTTGGCTCGTCAAGCGTAAACTTATGATTCGCTTCCCGTTAAAAGAAGTCATTCGTCCGAAGAAAGACGATATCCAGTCGCTTCTGCAAATCGGGATTCCTTCTGCCGGAGAGAACTTATCGTATCAAGCATCACAAATCGTCATCACCGGTTTCATCGCAACGATGGGTGAGGCTTCTCTTGCCGCTCGTGTATACGTGATGAACTTGTCGATGCTCGCCTTCTTGTTCACTGTCGCTGTCGCTCAAGGGACACAGCTTTTGATTGCACGAGACATTGGAGGGAAACGATTCAAAGAGGCGTATCATCGCGCCGTCAAGACGTTGAAGATTGCCATGTTCGCCTCGTTCATCGCCTCTCTCGGTTTGGCAGTATTCAGCGAATCGTTACTCGGTCTCTTCACATCAAACCCTGACATCATCGCAGTCGGGGTACCGATTTTATGGGCAACGCTCATCTTAGAGCCGGGTCGTGCGATGAATATCGTCTTGATGGGTTCATTGAAGTCTGTCGGGGACGTGCGTTTCCCAGTCATGATTGGAATTGCCTCGATGTGGGGTGTCGCCGTCGCATTCAGTTATTTGTTCGGTCTTCAAATGGGACTCGGCATCCTTGGGATTTGGCTCGCCTTCTCCCTCGATGAGTGGTTCCGTGGCTTCTTCGCATTCCGTCGTTGGAAATACGGGACGTGGCAACAAAAAGGCTTCCAGTTCGAAGCAAAATCAAGCACGTAA
- a CDS encoding enoyl-CoA hydratase/isomerase family protein, which yields MKVETIQLTTHNGVGWLKLNRPEKLNALNETLLREMKTAIDTFDQDDAVRVIVIVGEGRAFSSGQDLTIESDADYGEYLEDVYHPLVRALFSCRKPLIAGIHGVVAGAGLSLALAADVRIVAKSTKFSSAFIKIGLVADAGGPYHLRRLMRHDLALDWLWNGSTIDAEVAHTFGLVTELVEDAMYTERLTTYAETIAAKSPIAVQGMKALMRATSFEDGLNEEIEWQRKCGDTDVHRQAMQAFLMK from the coding sequence ATGAAAGTGGAGACGATTCAATTGACGACACATAATGGGGTAGGGTGGTTGAAACTGAACCGACCTGAAAAGCTGAACGCATTGAACGAGACGTTGCTTCGTGAAATGAAAACGGCAATCGACACATTTGATCAAGACGATGCGGTTCGCGTCATCGTCATTGTCGGCGAGGGACGGGCGTTCTCATCCGGACAAGATTTAACGATTGAGAGTGATGCGGATTATGGGGAATATTTAGAGGATGTGTATCATCCACTCGTACGTGCGCTTTTCTCATGCCGTAAACCGCTCATCGCAGGGATTCACGGCGTAGTAGCTGGAGCGGGACTCAGTTTGGCACTTGCGGCAGACGTTCGAATCGTCGCCAAATCGACGAAATTCAGCTCGGCGTTCATTAAAATCGGGTTAGTGGCGGATGCTGGTGGACCGTACCACTTACGTCGACTCATGCGCCACGATCTGGCGCTAGATTGGTTGTGGAATGGCAGTACGATTGACGCGGAGGTCGCGCATACATTCGGGCTCGTCACAGAGCTAGTGGAAGATGCGATGTATACGGAGCGATTAACGACCTATGCAGAGACGATCGCTGCAAAATCACCAATTGCCGTTCAAGGGATGAAGGCGCTCATGCGAGCCACTTCGTTTGAGGACGGATTGAATGAAGAAATCGAATGGCAGCGGAAGTGTGGGGACACGGACGTTCACCGCCAGGCGATGCAGGCTTTCTTGATGAAATGA
- the ybaK gene encoding Cys-tRNA(Pro) deacylase: MQLTNAARQLKQKKIPFTYHTYEVDETDVSAKHVAMTLNKPLDELYKTICLVNEKKQYAFFLISGERDIDLKAAAKAWGAKKAAPVPMKELEALTGYIRGGVSPIGAKKTFPMYLHEAAKDRETITISAGKRGYQIELTPEDLLQFTNGHWFSQ, from the coding sequence ATGCAACTGACAAACGCCGCTCGGCAATTGAAACAGAAGAAGATTCCGTTCACTTATCATACGTACGAAGTTGATGAAACCGATGTCTCGGCCAAACATGTGGCGATGACATTGAATAAACCACTTGATGAACTGTATAAAACGATTTGTCTCGTGAACGAGAAAAAGCAATACGCTTTCTTTCTCATCTCTGGAGAACGTGACATTGATTTAAAAGCAGCCGCAAAAGCTTGGGGGGCGAAGAAAGCAGCGCCAGTCCCGATGAAAGAACTCGAAGCGCTGACGGGATATATTCGAGGTGGTGTCTCGCCGATTGGGGCAAAAAAAACGTTTCCGATGTATCTGCACGAAGCAGCTAAAGACAGAGAGACAATCACCATCTCTGCCGGGAAACGCGGCTACCAAATCGAGTTAACGCCTGAAGATTTACTGCAATTTACAAACGGTCACTGGTTCAGCCAATGA
- the pssA gene encoding CDP-diacylglycerol--serine O-phosphatidyltransferase produces MWKERIRSWIPNSFTFGNLFCGVVAIVYAARGDFSNATLLIIIAMMLDSLDGRLARMLGVAGDFGKELDSLADIVTFGVAPAMLAYYTFFIDYGNYGLFFAALFPLFGAYRLARFNLSATNVSASYFSGVPITAAGGLLAVITTFGDRVSELLTPIFFTGLALLMVSRVRIPSFKDVPLPRHSFIITISLIYVTYMMFARWKEWPTFWFIAVPFYILFIAFSFVKKRKNVAN; encoded by the coding sequence ATGTGGAAAGAACGCATCCGTTCGTGGATTCCAAACTCCTTTACGTTCGGAAACTTATTCTGTGGTGTAGTCGCAATCGTCTATGCTGCTCGTGGTGACTTCTCAAACGCCACGCTATTGATCATCATTGCGATGATGCTCGACAGTTTAGACGGACGACTTGCCCGTATGCTCGGGGTGGCCGGGGACTTCGGGAAAGAATTGGACTCTCTCGCCGACATCGTCACGTTCGGAGTTGCACCGGCGATGCTCGCTTATTACACTTTCTTTATTGACTATGGTAATTATGGTTTATTCTTTGCTGCACTCTTCCCGCTCTTTGGCGCCTATCGACTCGCTCGCTTCAACTTATCCGCTACAAACGTTTCGGCCAGTTACTTCTCAGGTGTCCCGATCACGGCTGCTGGCGGACTACTTGCTGTCATCACGACGTTCGGGGACCGGGTCAGCGAACTGTTGACACCTATTTTCTTTACGGGGCTTGCACTTTTAATGGTGAGTCGTGTCCGCATCCCGAGTTTTAAAGATGTGCCACTACCACGTCACTCGTTCATTATCACGATCAGCCTTATCTATGTGACATACATGATGTTCGCAAGGTGGAAAGAATGGCCGACTTTCTGGTTTATCGCTGTTCCTTTTTATATCTTATTTATCGCCTTTTCGTTCGTAAAAAAACGGAAAAATGTAGCAAATTAA
- a CDS encoding carotenoid biosynthesis protein has translation MKVYPFIWKWFIVWYFIGLVLVGFDLLPSWLEWANPVFLWLAGAIGGTILYNGIRQGVWIVPFIFFGSIAVETLGVKTGFPFSEYVYAEAFGPTIFGVPVTIGAAWLAVIGSSFAVARLFTFRNKTLWLVPILAVWLDMAIDPVAANVKGYWEWANDGLYYDIPTQNFIGWFGLSLLFSWLLQRHERAIDSLFIQHGVYLFVMLHALFGVTAVNAGLYGIGILSVFTSGVMLLERRSRNDRVTQKEMVQ, from the coding sequence ATGAAAGTGTATCCGTTTATTTGGAAATGGTTTATCGTTTGGTATTTCATAGGTTTAGTTTTAGTCGGATTCGATCTCCTTCCTTCGTGGTTGGAGTGGGCAAACCCTGTCTTTTTATGGCTCGCCGGTGCAATTGGAGGCACGATTCTATACAACGGGATCCGACAAGGCGTTTGGATTGTCCCATTTATTTTTTTCGGGTCAATCGCAGTCGAGACGCTCGGTGTAAAAACCGGATTCCCCTTCAGTGAATACGTGTATGCCGAGGCGTTCGGTCCGACCATTTTCGGCGTTCCGGTCACCATCGGTGCTGCATGGCTTGCCGTCATCGGTTCAAGTTTTGCCGTGGCACGTCTGTTCACATTCCGCAACAAGACATTATGGCTCGTCCCGATTCTTGCGGTTTGGCTTGATATGGCAATCGACCCGGTTGCTGCAAACGTGAAAGGTTATTGGGAATGGGCAAACGACGGGTTATATTACGATATTCCAACGCAAAACTTTATTGGATGGTTCGGATTATCTCTCCTCTTTTCATGGTTGCTGCAGCGCCATGAACGAGCAATCGACTCGTTGTTTATCCAACACGGCGTGTATTTGTTCGTCATGCTCCATGCGCTCTTTGGTGTCACAGCCGTCAACGCCGGTCTTTACGGGATTGGAATCCTCAGCGTCTTCACGTCCGGGGTAATGCTACTTGAAAGGAGAAGTCGCAATGATCGAGTCACACAAAAAGAAATGGTTCAATAA
- a CDS encoding lysophospholipid acyltransferase family protein: MIESHKKKWFNNLFSTFVRERQIRPTFHNIFIRTDDVPIPGLFLSTHSAWWDGLIMYMINEHFLRHDIHVLMDEDGLHRFPFFRHLGAFSVKKGSLSDVRASLAYANELLTSGKSVWMFPQGREMPQEQRPVEIESGATLLLNDRPIQLCAMYYSFEKHAEPIVYVRFRKYAVTSTSRRSQKQEIAQALEGLYDDVRQDVINRSGAYTPLFQPRRNLAEWTEAMLRLGRGRS, from the coding sequence ATGATCGAGTCACACAAAAAGAAATGGTTCAATAATCTGTTCTCGACGTTTGTGCGAGAGCGTCAGATTCGCCCGACGTTCCATAATATCTTCATCCGAACAGACGATGTTCCGATTCCAGGGTTATTTTTAAGTACACATAGCGCCTGGTGGGACGGTCTCATCATGTATATGATTAACGAACATTTTTTAAGGCACGACATTCATGTATTGATGGACGAGGATGGACTGCACCGCTTCCCGTTCTTTCGACATCTCGGTGCCTTCTCTGTAAAAAAAGGCAGTTTATCTGATGTGCGAGCATCCCTTGCATATGCAAACGAATTGCTCACATCCGGAAAATCCGTGTGGATGTTTCCTCAAGGTCGAGAGATGCCACAGGAGCAGCGTCCCGTTGAAATCGAATCCGGAGCGACACTGCTACTGAACGACCGCCCCATTCAGTTATGTGCTATGTATTATTCGTTTGAAAAACATGCTGAACCGATTGTGTACGTCCGCTTTCGGAAGTACGCCGTGACCTCGACGTCGCGGCGATCACAAAAACAAGAAATCGCGCAAGCACTTGAAGGGCTTTATGACGATGTGAGACAAGACGTCATCAACCGTTCTGGAGCATACACGCCACTCTTTCAACCACGTCGTAACCTTGCCGAATGGACAGAAGCGATGCTCCGACTCGGGAGGGGACGCTCATGA
- a CDS encoding glycosyltransferase — MILWIATLSMLIFTVINLLFLRPLANPGHTPATAVCIPMRNESRHVDRLISNLKQSIPEGTHVYIYEDRSEDDTFEKLTLAIADDSRFTMIHGVPLPSDWSGKVHACHQLGTRTTEPYLLFLDADVTIDPSFIARMHATLAREQAVFLSGFPQFPTSTFLGKLLIPMQHVLIAQHLPLFWRKVKHPAFAAANGMNVLVERISYEAVGGHASIRTSLIDDIDLCRTFKRHKKVTSLVQVSPFISCDMYETNEEVWTGFSKNVFKGMNESVGLALYFMTYYGIQLTAMLAWIFSPSWQTVSAALFVLLARLAVDVKSNGSGSWLHPLSLIAYLILLGNAVIRKWRRLPITWKGRHYS, encoded by the coding sequence ATGATCTTATGGATCGCCACCCTTTCGATGCTCATCTTCACCGTCATTAACCTGCTTTTTTTAAGACCGCTCGCAAACCCAGGACATACACCAGCGACAGCTGTCTGCATTCCGATGCGAAACGAGTCTCGACATGTCGACCGACTCATTTCCAATCTAAAGCAGTCGATACCGGAAGGGACACATGTCTACATATATGAAGATCGCTCCGAAGACGATACATTCGAAAAGTTGACTCTTGCCATTGCGGACGATTCTCGTTTCACGATGATTCATGGTGTTCCCTTACCTAGTGACTGGTCCGGGAAGGTACATGCCTGCCATCAACTAGGAACGCGCACGACCGAACCGTACCTTCTGTTTTTAGATGCGGATGTCACGATCGATCCAAGCTTTATCGCACGTATGCACGCTACGCTCGCCCGCGAACAGGCCGTCTTTTTATCAGGATTCCCTCAATTTCCAACGTCGACATTTCTGGGGAAATTGTTGATTCCGATGCAACATGTTCTCATCGCCCAACATCTGCCTTTGTTTTGGCGTAAAGTGAAACATCCGGCATTTGCGGCAGCAAATGGGATGAACGTACTCGTCGAACGCATCAGTTATGAAGCAGTTGGCGGACATGCTTCGATTCGAACATCGTTGATTGATGATATCGATTTGTGCCGAACGTTCAAACGGCATAAAAAAGTCACATCACTCGTCCAAGTCTCCCCGTTCATCTCCTGCGACATGTATGAGACGAACGAAGAAGTCTGGACCGGGTTTTCAAAAAACGTATTCAAGGGAATGAATGAATCAGTAGGACTCGCCTTGTACTTTATGACGTATTATGGCATCCAGTTGACCGCCATGCTCGCATGGATATTTTCACCAAGTTGGCAAACGGTCAGTGCGGCACTCTTCGTGCTCCTTGCGCGCCTCGCTGTCGATGTGAAGTCAAATGGATCTGGTTCATGGTTACATCCACTCAGTTTAATCGCTTATTTAATCTTACTCGGAAACGCCGTCATCCGAAAATGGAGACGGTTGCCTATCACTTGGAAAGGTCGTCACTATTCTTAA
- a CDS encoding phytoene desaturase family protein codes for MKQIIVVGAGLGGLSAAVTLAARGYDVTVIEKNEHVGGKLMPVITDGHRFDFGPNTITMPDVFRSVIRNSGANPDDYFELIKLEQHTVNHFSDGSSFTFSTDRAQLEAEVRRLTGDQMKQNQIHAYLDEAEKLFRIANERFFTRMETKLDPGLWADMVKVHPLQSLHALHKKYFKDPRIIQSLDRYATYIGSSPYVTPGTFALISHLELNEGVYFAKGGNWNIAKGFAKRASELGVTFRLGHEVTKIEVLNGKAHEVVVDDEEVISCDAVLLNGELLTQYPRLVAAKDRPSFPVPTRDTVEPSISAFVLMIGLSKRLNLAHHNVYFADDYEREFRALFQEARYADEPTIYISNSSATDPSMGEAGDNLFILVNAPAHLTEIDAVTYEHLIRRRLREFGVDWNDEEVLYHKRVTPQDLTRDFYAYYGALYGTSANSKKGAFFRPAARSTDVSNIWFAGGSTHPGGGSPMVTLSGQFAARSMLEDIPLTI; via the coding sequence ATGAAACAGATTATTGTGGTTGGTGCCGGACTAGGCGGACTCAGCGCTGCCGTCACGCTTGCTGCCCGTGGCTATGATGTCACAGTTATTGAAAAAAATGAACATGTCGGTGGAAAACTCATGCCTGTCATCACTGACGGTCACCGGTTTGACTTCGGCCCGAATACGATTACGATGCCGGATGTATTTCGCTCAGTCATCCGAAACAGCGGAGCCAATCCGGATGACTATTTTGAGTTGATCAAACTCGAGCAACATACCGTCAATCATTTTTCAGATGGCTCATCGTTCACTTTTAGTACGGACCGGGCACAACTTGAAGCAGAAGTCCGTCGATTGACCGGTGATCAAATGAAGCAAAATCAAATACACGCTTACTTAGATGAGGCAGAGAAGCTGTTCCGGATCGCGAATGAACGTTTCTTTACGCGGATGGAGACAAAATTAGACCCTGGTCTCTGGGCGGACATGGTCAAAGTACACCCGCTCCAAAGCTTGCATGCCCTCCATAAGAAATACTTTAAAGACCCACGAATCATCCAGTCCCTTGATCGCTATGCAACATATATCGGAAGTAGTCCATACGTGACACCCGGCACCTTCGCTCTCATCTCACATTTAGAGTTGAATGAAGGCGTCTACTTCGCAAAAGGTGGCAACTGGAATATCGCAAAAGGTTTCGCTAAGCGGGCGAGTGAACTCGGGGTAACATTCCGTCTCGGACATGAAGTGACGAAGATTGAGGTGTTGAATGGAAAAGCACATGAGGTCGTCGTCGATGATGAGGAAGTCATCTCTTGTGACGCCGTTCTTCTTAACGGGGAGTTGCTCACTCAATATCCACGACTCGTCGCCGCGAAAGACCGCCCTTCCTTCCCGGTCCCGACACGAGACACGGTGGAACCGTCAATTTCTGCGTTCGTCTTGATGATCGGGTTATCGAAGCGATTGAATCTTGCCCATCATAACGTCTATTTCGCTGACGACTACGAACGAGAATTTCGGGCACTCTTTCAAGAAGCACGATATGCAGATGAGCCGACCATCTATATATCAAATTCGTCCGCGACCGATCCATCCATGGGCGAGGCGGGCGACAATCTGTTCATCCTCGTCAACGCCCCCGCCCACCTGACCGAAATCGATGCCGTTACGTATGAACATCTGATTCGTCGTCGTTTGCGTGAATTCGGTGTGGATTGGAACGATGAGGAGGTCCTCTATCATAAAAGAGTGACGCCCCAAGACTTGACCCGTGATTTTTATGCGTACTATGGCGCACTTTATGGTACATCGGCCAACTCGAAAAAAGGAGCCTTTTTCCGACCAGCTGCTCGGTCGACAGACGTGTCGAACATCTGGTTCGCAGGTGGTTCGACCCATCCAGGAGGCGGTAGCCCGATGGTCACGCTTTCAGGACAATTCGCTGCGCGCTCGATGTTAGAGGACATACCTCTGACAATATGA
- a CDS encoding phytoene/squalene synthase family protein: protein MTTQEAYRQCEEIMKKGSLTFYRAFSLLSKPDRQAVMAVYTFCRTLDDAVDESDRPEESLAAFLHDFDRFLADYDQDEALWVALRDVWKRYEMDVDPFFELAEGMKWDLHKSRYETLEETEQYSYYAASTVGLMLLPILVPNQDAETKLQLRQGAIDLGIAMQLTNILRDVGEDLNRDRIYLPRTMMRQYGVSEEKMRQHEVTPSFIELWEAMATRAESLYERARATHHLYPLASRKPVQAAALLYEGILDAARANQYDVFTKRAYVSTLQKGKLLAKL from the coding sequence GTGACGACACAAGAAGCGTATCGTCAATGTGAGGAAATCATGAAGAAGGGCTCGTTGACTTTTTATCGGGCCTTCTCTTTGCTCTCAAAACCAGATCGGCAGGCGGTCATGGCTGTTTACACATTCTGTCGGACACTCGACGATGCGGTCGATGAATCAGACCGTCCAGAAGAGAGTTTGGCAGCATTTTTGCATGATTTCGACCGTTTTTTAGCCGATTATGATCAAGATGAAGCGTTATGGGTCGCCCTTCGAGATGTATGGAAGCGCTATGAGATGGACGTCGACCCTTTCTTCGAGTTGGCAGAAGGCATGAAATGGGATTTACATAAGTCGCGGTATGAGACACTCGAAGAGACCGAACAATATAGTTATTATGCGGCCAGTACAGTCGGTCTGATGCTTCTCCCGATTCTTGTCCCGAATCAAGACGCTGAGACAAAACTTCAGTTAAGACAAGGCGCTATCGACCTTGGTATCGCGATGCAATTAACGAATATTTTACGAGATGTCGGAGAAGACTTGAATCGGGATCGAATCTATTTACCACGTACGATGATGCGACAATACGGTGTGAGTGAAGAGAAAATGCGCCAACATGAAGTGACGCCTTCCTTTATCGAATTATGGGAGGCGATGGCGACTCGAGCAGAGTCCTTGTATGAGCGAGCCCGAGCAACCCATCATCTGTATCCACTTGCGAGCCGAAAACCGGTGCAGGCGGCAGCTCTTCTCTATGAGGGGATTTTAGATGCAGCGCGGGCAAATCAATACGATGTCTTCACAAAACGGGCGTACGTATCAACTTTACAAAAAGGGAAATTATTAGCAAAACTATAA
- a CDS encoding phytoene desaturase family protein, which yields MNISFVGAGVGSLYAALLLTKRNPSLHITIYEKEARVGGRLNYVEFENGAKVDEGPTIVLLPSKLKQQLIEAGLSEDEVELLEVDPLYRLRYQDGTSFYKYRDIERQADEIERTFGEGDAFRRYMSQKKEEYQIGFNTFLDRSYASKTELFEPKLLLLLMRLKAYESAHGNMKRFFEDERLRVAYSLQTLYIGGNPYATPSLYGLIPYREQEEGVWYVKGGYFSLATTMENELKRRGVRFVMNATVNRVHVTDGVANGVTVNDEYVPYDAVIVNGDFPLMERLVDGVTPKAYEPSSGTLLLYFTVKGELDLPIHQFDLPNDFEGSMRTIFEDGKLSEYPAMYTFNPSRMDETLAPDGTSVLYVLVPVPRKLEREDIEAQGTIDHLVGRIEVLLPDFRERVIEMKVRTPMDAERFGLFEGGSFGIAPKLSQSAAFKPQARPFSKIERLYAVGASVHPCGGVPIVMIGSQLLVKKMEEEMGAIHRDDTRSVSSM from the coding sequence ATGAACATCAGTTTTGTGGGGGCCGGGGTTGGGTCACTCTACGCCGCTCTGTTGTTGACGAAACGAAATCCATCGCTTCATATCACGATTTACGAAAAAGAAGCGCGTGTCGGTGGACGACTGAATTACGTTGAATTTGAAAATGGGGCGAAAGTCGACGAAGGTCCGACGATCGTCTTGTTACCGAGTAAATTAAAGCAACAATTAATCGAAGCGGGTTTATCTGAGGATGAAGTGGAATTGCTTGAAGTCGACCCACTCTACCGTTTGCGCTATCAAGATGGTACGTCATTTTACAAGTATCGAGATATCGAGCGTCAGGCTGATGAAATCGAACGAACTTTCGGTGAGGGAGATGCGTTCCGTCGTTATATGTCTCAAAAGAAAGAAGAGTATCAAATTGGGTTCAATACGTTTTTAGATCGTAGCTACGCATCAAAAACAGAGTTGTTCGAACCTAAACTGTTACTCCTCCTCATGCGGTTAAAAGCATATGAGTCGGCCCATGGGAACATGAAACGTTTCTTTGAAGATGAACGCTTACGTGTCGCCTATAGCTTACAAACCCTTTATATCGGTGGGAACCCTTATGCGACTCCTTCTTTATATGGACTCATCCCTTATCGTGAACAGGAAGAAGGGGTCTGGTACGTAAAAGGAGGATATTTCTCGCTCGCAACGACAATGGAGAATGAATTAAAACGGCGAGGTGTCCGCTTCGTGATGAACGCTACTGTCAATCGTGTGCACGTCACGGACGGGGTGGCGAACGGCGTCACGGTCAATGACGAATATGTCCCTTATGATGCAGTCATCGTGAACGGTGACTTCCCGCTCATGGAGCGGCTCGTTGACGGGGTGACACCGAAAGCGTATGAACCATCAAGTGGTACGTTACTCCTCTACTTCACTGTCAAAGGTGAACTTGATTTGCCAATTCATCAATTTGATTTACCGAATGATTTCGAGGGATCGATGCGAACCATCTTTGAGGATGGTAAACTAAGTGAGTATCCGGCAATGTATACGTTCAATCCATCTCGCATGGATGAAACACTGGCTCCGGATGGAACGAGTGTGTTGTATGTCCTCGTCCCGGTTCCACGTAAATTAGAACGTGAAGATATTGAAGCCCAAGGAACAATCGATCATCTAGTAGGACGAATCGAAGTACTGTTGCCTGATTTTCGTGAACGAGTCATCGAGATGAAAGTTCGTACGCCAATGGATGCCGAGCGATTCGGTTTGTTTGAAGGAGGAAGCTTTGGGATTGCACCAAAGTTATCTCAGTCAGCCGCCTTCAAACCACAGGCGAGACCATTTTCGAAAATCGAGCGTCTCTATGCGGTGGGGGCATCCGTCCATCCGTGTGGCGGTGTACCGATTGTCATGATTGGGTCACAATTACTCGTGAAAAAAATGGAAGAAGAAATGGGGGCAATACATCGTGACGACACAAGAAGCGTATCGTCAATGTGA